One window of the Podospora pseudopauciseta strain CBS 411.78 chromosome 4, whole genome shotgun sequence genome contains the following:
- a CDS encoding hypothetical protein (EggNog:ENOG503NV0G) has product MPCYKGIAVSIHANGAPVPEYGIQKQSRLSRINTYIPVPQPQVNPENNKPEPAKFAISITLLTPGLAIPYSAPKATESNPYPKPQYVGALPSSTGERGKFHGIVAPYIPMTQSENETIAAYIYFDGRAKEEVATLLRPGEETWVNSRWVQVPESEGGGLAEREFLFREVGLERWLNGLDLQGHDAAEKLERRRQKFEKRRRRQKKLEEEAGSSHHGSRGAALRYGADDKAPLEAVDDSLSSSDSDDEPPEATGQIKVAMFRVIASGEIKKGEYSPQFDAHDDSEEEGKGNNNGVDADVEHTTSFAKPKTLDPKTISTQTVTGIDGPDKPFAVFTFFYRGERQLQKMGVLAPPKPQVTSPNLKRRSGQLDFSGLGPLKTSGTVGFSAFRDRDSQSARRKKSRTKSNGGMSIDADSDDDDDDEDLSEQILGKMEDVDTKYDKSKLGPEDAKFTGELADGVNRIRRAHSAEPDAASSPSKSPNTGAATPPDGTGVGSAAAGSMPTGLAAMFGKSLPDDTNIIGSPMKKARPSLGDIGELKGGLGGSGSPGTTSGAGFTSALGDILAKAEAAQASKGQTGVVAGQVAQPPPMLMEEEEEL; this is encoded by the exons ATGCCCTGCTACAAGGGCATCGCGGTGAGCATCCATGCAAATGGTGCCCCGGTGCCCGAATACGGCATCCAAAAACAGTCTCGGCTGTCACGTATCAACACTTACATCCCGGTCCCGCAGCCCCAGGTCAACCCAGAGAATAACAAGCCTGAGCCGGCCAAGTTCGCCATTTCCATTACCCTCCTGACCCCCGGCCTCGCGATACCCTACTCTGCCCCCAAAGCCACCGAAAGTAACCCGTACCCGAAGCCGCAATATGTCGGCGCTCTCCCCTCGAGCACTGGGGAGCGGGGCAAGTTCCACGGCATCGTGGCTCCCTACATTCCTATGACTCAGAGCGAGAATGAGACAATTGCCGCCTATATATACTTTGATGGTCgtgccaaggaggaggtcgcTACGCTTCTTCGCCCCGGTGAGGAAACGTGGGTGAACAGCAGATGGGTCCAAGTTCCTGAGTCGGAAGGCGGCGGGCTGGCTGAACGGGAGTTTTTGTTCCGCGAGGTTGGCCTTGAGCGCTGGCTGAATGGTCTTGATCTTCAGGGACATGATGCtgccgagaagctggagcGCAGAAGGCAGAAGTTTGAGAAGCGCAGAAGACGCCAaaagaagctcgaggaggaggcgggttCTTCCCACCATGGGTCTCGTGGTGCTGCCCTTAGGTATGGCGCTGATGACAAGGCCCCGCTAGAGGCTGTCGACGACTCTCTTTCGTCTAGTGATTCGGATGATGAGCCGCCCGAGGCTACTGGCCAGATCAAGGTGGCCATGTTTAGGGTGATTGCGTCGggcgagatcaagaaggggGAGTATTCTCCTCAGTTTGATGCTCACGACGactcggaagaggagggcaagggaaATAACAATGGGGTCGATGCCGATGTTGAGCACACGACTAGTTTCGCGAAGCCCAAGACACTTGATCCGAAGACTATTAGTACTCAGACCGTGACCGGTATCGACGGGCCGGATAAGCCTTTTGCGGTCTTCACTTTCTTTTACAGAGGCGAAC GTCAACTACAAAAGATGGGAGTCCTCGCCCCTCCAAAGCCCCAAGTCACTTCGCCCAACCTCAAGAGACGCTCTGGCCAGCTCGATTTCTCTGGCCTTGGGCCCTTGAAGACAAGCGGCACTGTGGGCTTTTCCGCGTTCCGGGACAGGGACTCTCAATCAGCAAGACGGAAGAAGTCGAGGACGAAGAGCAACGGGGGTATGAGCATAGATGCCGAcagcgatgacgatgacgacgacgaggacttGAGCGAGCAGATCCTGGGCAAGATGGAGGATGTTGACACCAAGTATGACAAGTCAAAGTTGGGCCCGGAGGACGCCAAGTTTACGGGCGAGCTGGCGGATGGTGTAAACAGGATCAGG AGAGCCCACTCGGCCGAACCAGACGCCGCCTCAAGCCCCAGCAAATCACCCAACACGGGAGCCGCAACCCCTCCGGACGGAACTGGTGTTGGTTCTGCTGCCGCTGGTAGCATGCCTACGGGGTTGGCGGCCATGTTTGGGAAGAGTCTGCCGGATGACACGAATATTATTGGGAGCCcgatgaagaaggcgaggccTAGTCTGGGGGATATCGGGGAGTTAAaaggggggctgggggggagtggaAGCCCAGGGACGACAAGCGGAGCAGGGTTCACGTCTGCGCTCGGTGATATACTCGCCAAGGCTGAGGCTGCTCAGGCAAGCAAGGGTCAAACGGGGGTTGTGGCGGGGCAGGTAGcgcagccgccgccgatgttgatggaggaggaggaggagctttgA
- the NTF2 gene encoding Nuclear transport factor 2 (COG:U; BUSCO:EOG09265BCT; EggNog:ENOG503P3YM), whose product MAFDFQGIATQFVTHYYTTFDTDRKALAGLYRENSMLTFESSQALGTANIAEKLTNLPFQKVKHHFDTADAQPTATGGIVILVTGQLLVDEEANPLKFSQAFQLVQDPQGQWFVFNDIFKLVFG is encoded by the exons ATGGCTT TCGATTTCCAGGGAATTGCTA CGCAGTTCGTCACCCACTACTACACCACCTTTGATACCGACCGCAAGGCCCTGGCTGGTCTCTAC AGAGAGAACTCCATGTTGACCTTTGAGTCTTCGCAAGCCCTCGGTACCGCCAACATTGCTGAGAAGCTCACC AACCTCCCATTCCAGAAGGTTAAGCACCACTTCGACACTGCTGATGCCCAGCCCACCGCCACTGGTGGTATTGTGATCTTGGTCACCGGCCAGCTCTTG GTTGACGAGGAGGCCAACCCTCTCAAGTTCTCCCAGGCTTTCCAGCTCGTTCAGGATCCTCAGGGCCAGTGGTTCGTTTTCAACGATATCTTCAAGCTCGTTTTCGGTTAA
- the TVP18 gene encoding Golgi apparatus membrane protein tvp18 (EggNog:ENOG503P2YX; COG:U): MTLKEEFQTRNFSIYGQWLGILSMILCFALGLSNMISSIFSLNIVIIAFSILAMVFSFVILFVEVPLLLRICPTSSSFDAAIRKISTNYMRAGAYGVMALVIWLSCISTRTSLIAAAVFLTLTGACYGLAGAKGQAFVGSKTLGGQGVAQMIV; encoded by the exons ATGACCCTAAAAGAAGAATTCCAAACCCGCAACTTCA GCATCTACGGCCAATGGCTAGGAATACTCTCCATGATCCTCTGCTTCGCCCTCGGCCTCTCCAACatgatctcctccatcttctccctcaacatcgtcatcatcgccttctccatcctcgccatgGTTTTCTCCTTTGTTATCCTCTTTGTCGaagtccccctcctcctccgcatctgtcctacttcctcctcctttgaCGCGGCAATCCGCAAGATCTCGACAAACTACATGCGTGCGGGCGCGTACGGGGTCATGGCGCTGGTGATCTGGCTGAGTTGCATCAGCACCCGGACGAGCTTGATCGCTGCGGCGGtgttcttgaccttgacggGGGCGTGTTATGGGTTGGCGGGGGCGAAGGGGCAGGCTTTTGTTGGGAGTAAGACGCTTGGCGGGCAGGGGGTGGCGCAGATGATTgtgtga
- a CDS encoding hypothetical protein (EggNog:ENOG503NWTT; COG:S), with protein MSATTAQQPPVIPPRPSRSQERAPLPMVPPRPANRRFQRSISPNPDRFAPSPLNESPLVKSKTLHPGGRTHGDPIPRSTSVDLPSLGEEGAEYANLAQESSPSNEENTSPEHTRTVGEDVKLHAPKPSLPAASAKQRVMAVTRTDSDRAAAFGIGRPSSNDDSAGALPSNRSLKKKASTTSQLSAKSDIDDEHGIPEIGIQVPMLKHAGDVQAPSPAPSTVEKKHHSRRSSSRGNLPPGSYGLHGHGVGPQDKLDKAYFEKHPELLKKEHVLHHYDRVKDFSMSSEELNKIVRETITRGSGLGVKNYSGTPTDQVAWQALEESTSRVASPGPASPKKPSSVISDSDKDKEARRTSSIGDVIHVEEPNRRRSVMFSDNESPAVEEEAYEAPILAEDEVAKDPSPYVHQPAVELPNEDQPTSRPTSRPASIYKEHSFEHRSTPLEDVEEYEPLFEDDDKVVKKEPVKEEKPKSVKKQRFPSADIWEDAPSSVYYTAEVSTPDLFEGEDKSENAASIVPPTRDGETPAQAFARHQEELAEKEVRERGADGFIPGRSAKPLWVKHQPHLASETKAAGRPGMHNRFPSRDVWEDTPESLQLETTVSTPQQDDSVPSPVETSSPTTTAKKPEIPARPKPKISGDDNKPAIPERPKPAIPVRPVKAGPTSGGLEPAEAAAAPKQKPAVPARPVGGKIAALQAGFMNDLNRRLQLGPQAPVKKEEPAEEKEEEEKKEKAPLVDARKGRARGPQRRAPSAKQEPPKEAPKPTVIFGVSSAFTFFEIDPEEGELSVGGGHPSLGEPESPVEKTVEEQVLVEEKREETPVVEEKKEPEPVPEAKVEETKAEEPKAEEPKEEPKVEESKEELEEKPKPEAEPEKEEEPASKPGIIETVKSLVTNMAGETIVQEKVDQDEKKKTVESATAAEK; from the coding sequence ATGTCCGCTACAACGGCTCAGCAACCTCCTGTCATACCCCCGAGACCCTCGAGGAGTCAAGAGAGAGCACCCCTTCCAATGGTCCCTCCACGCCCTGCCAACCGGCGCTTCCAGCGCTCAATAAGTCCCAACCCGGACCGATTTGCTCCCTCGCCGCTCAACGAGAGCCCCCTCGTCAAGTCCAAGACCCTCCATCCTGGCGGCCGCACCCATGGCGATCCCATTCCCCGTTCCACCTCCGTCGACCTCCCCTCTCTCGGCGAAGAGGGTGCCGAGTATGCCAACCTGGCCCAAGAATCGAGCCCTTCCAATGAGGAGAACACCAGTCCCGAGCACACCCGCACCGTCGGCGAGGATGTCAAGCTTCATGCGCCCAAGCCATCTCTGCCTGCCGCCAGCGCCAAGCAGCGCGTGATGGCGGTTACCCGTACCGACAGCGACCGTGCTGCCGCCTTTGGCATTGGCAGACCCAGCAGCAACGACGATTCCGCCGGCGCCTTGCCCTCGAACCGCAgcctcaagaagaaggccagcACAACCAGTCAGCTGTCCGCCAAGAGTGATATCGATGACGAGCATGGCATTCCCGAGATTGGTATTCAGGTTCCCATGCTCAAGCATGCCGGTGATGTCCAGGCTCCTTCACCTGCTCCTTCCACCGTCGAGAAGAAGCACCACAGTCGTCGGTCGTCCAGTCGTGGCAACCTGCCCCCTGGTAGCTACGGCTTGCACGGCCATGGTGTTGGTCCCCAGGACAAACTCGACAAGGCCTACTTCGAGAAGCACCCCGAGCTTCTCAAGAAGGAGCATGTACTACACCACTATGATCGTGTCAAGGACTTTTCCATGAGCAGTGAGGAGCTGAACAAGATCGTCCGTGAGACCATCACTCGTGGTTCTGGTCTTGGCGTCAAGAACTACTCTGGCACCCCCACCGATCAGGTCGCCTGGCAAGCCCTGGAAGAGTCGACCTCCCGTGTCGCCTCGCCTGGTCCTGCTTCTCCCAAGAAGCCCTCTTCAGTGATCTCCGACTcagacaaggacaaggaagCCCGTCGCACTTCTTCCATCGGTGACGTCATTCACGTCGAGGAGCCCAACCGCCGGAGGTCTGTGATGTTCAGCGACAACGAGTCGCCcgccgttgaggaggaggcttaCGAGGCGCCCATCctggccgaggacgaggttgccAAGGACCCGTCACCCTATGTTCACCAGCCTGCTGTTGAGCTTCCCAATGAAGATCAGCCTACTAGCCGCCCCACCAGCAGGCCTGCCAGCATCTACAAGGAGCATTCCTTTGAGCACCGCTCCACTCCccttgaggatgttgaggagTACGAGCCCCTTTTTGAGGACGATGACAAGGTTGTCAAGAAGGAGCccgtcaaggaggagaagcccaagagCGTCAAGAAGCAGCGTTTCCCTAGCGCGGATATCTGGGAGGACGCACCCAGCTCCGTCTACTACACGGCTGAAGTGTCTACCCCGGATCTCTTTGAAGGCGAAGACAAGTCAGAAAATGCCGCCAGCATTGTTCCTCCCACCAGAGATGGAGAGACTCCCGCTCAGGCATTTGCCCGCCACCAGGAGGAACTggccgagaaggaggtcAGGGAACGTGGAGCCGATGGCTTCATCCCCGGCCGGAGCGCGAAGCCGCTCTGGGTCaagcaccaaccccatcttGCCAGCGAAACCAAGGCTGCGGGCCGTCCCGGTATGCACAACCGCTTCCCTAGTCGGGACGTTTGGGAGGATACCCCAGAGTCCCTCCAGCTCGAGACCACCGTCTCCACTCCCCAGCAAGACGACTCTGTTCCTTCGCCAGTTGAAACCTCTTCTCCTACCACTACCGCCAAGAAGCCCGAGATCCCCGCTCGTCCCAAGCCCAAGATCTCCGGTGACGACAACAAGCCCGCCATCCCCGAGCGTCCCAAACCCGCGATTCCTGTCCGCCCCGTCAAGGCCGGCCCTACCTCTGGCGGGCTAGAACCTGCTGAGGCGGCTGCCGCCCCAAAGCAAAAGCCTGCTGTCCCGGCTAGACCAGTTGGTGGCAAGATCGCGGCGTTGCAGGCCGGGTTTATGAATGATCTTAATAGACGTCTGCAGCTCGGCCCTCAGGCgccggtgaagaaggaggagccggcggaggagaaggaggaggaagagaagaaggagaaggcgccGCTTGTTGATGCGAGAAAGGGGAGGGCTAGGGGTCCGCAGAGACGGGCACCCAGTGCCAAGCAGGAGCCTCCCAAGGAAGCGCCTAAACCTACTGTCATATTTGGTGTGTCATCGGCGTTTACTTTCTTTGAGATTGATCCTGAAGAGGGTGAGCTcagtgttggtggtgggcatcCCAGTCTTGGAGAGCCTGAGTCGCCGGTTGagaagacggtggaggagcaggttcttgttgaggagaagagggaggagactCCTGTTGtagaggagaagaaggagccaGAACCGGTGCCAGAagccaaggttgaggagacCAAGGCCGAGGAACCTAAGGCTGAGGAGCCCAAGGAGGAGCCCAAGGTTGAAGAATCCAAGGAAGAACTGGAGGAGAAACCAAAACCCGAGGCGGAGCCtgaaaaggaagaagaacCCGCCTCGAAACCGGGCATCATCGAGACGGTCAAGTCCCTGGTCACCAACATGGCCGGGGAGACGATTGTCCAGGAGAAGGTGGACcaggatgagaagaagaagacggttGAGTCTGCTACTGCTGCGGAGAAGTGA
- a CDS encoding hypothetical protein (COG:S; EggNog:ENOG503NZ70): MTSPTAFSDFNPSSIAEFMPFPATCIPSSSRAPVQAAPTDIYNASFPWSSPVSPDSFPLVDSGLADRSWIPLDQYNSSRAYMTDVVVSVFLIPLNMDRSSLRPTSLQKSVQHESWIDSVPFPKLRDNLIMYQDVYNTTEFYNDIANGGSQGYQDDEVDMVLCDPWGEEGWEMSEGFVRKWGPLLEGCEMLVRVTQV; encoded by the coding sequence ATGACTAGTCCAACCGCATTCTCCGACTTCAACCCATCCTCTATCGCCGAATTCATGCCATTTCCGGCCACCTGCATCCCGTCAAGCAGCAGAGCCCCAGTTCAGGCGGCACCAACAGACATCTACAATGCGTCGTTCCCTTGGTCTTCGCCGGTCTCTCCTGATTCCTTCCCGCTTGTAGACTCTGGTTTGGCGGACCGTTCCTGGATACCGCTGGATCAATATAACTCGTCGAGGGCGTATATGACCGACGTGGTCGTGAGCGTCTTTCTCATACCCCTAAATATGGACCGAAGCTCTCTGCGGCCGACATCATTGCAGAAAAGTGTTCAACACGAGAGTTGGATCGACTCGGTGCCTTTTCCCAAGCTTCGAGATAACTTGATCATGTACCAAGACGTGTATAACACGACTGAATTTTACAATGACATCGCGAACGGCGGGTCTCAGGGGTATCAGGATGACGAGGTGGACATGGTGCTGTGTGATCCGtggggcgaggagggatggGAGATGAGTGAAGGCTTTGTAAGAAAATGGGGCCCCCTACTTGAAGGCTGTGAAATGTTGGTGAGGGTAACACAAGTATAG
- a CDS encoding hypothetical protein (EggNog:ENOG503P2SB; COG:S) yields MAQHNTVAAGEDDEFALLSHQWSQITTGLRALLRETKKGVVYLLTSRTVQRSLIWSILLLTAAVILYLVAAVVYVASYYVYLPKQVHEQEVYLHYGYGQNPVALTSLKLLPDQPYDISVSLTLPLTPENIKRGNFMVLIHLLDTDLTEHTPAGGAGMYNPVVLMDKTTGQTDLVTSLSLGPLMKSSTVLLTSARPAIIPYTDPLVSLAKRILFLPYHMLFTQRADATMLKVKMVEAMAFGSGRGDSWLRKGQGQGEKMPRSMVVEVQAGQGLGVYECRVEIVARLRGLRWVMYEWRILSFFGITGLFWAVEMGCLALGILLLGGIRGSDQQKQIEDWEPRQEPTLEQSLIKEEDEMSDTERTFPTGTGEPPLRYESSSGLEGKIKKEEGEGGLDLLMTKLPDFGEQGDDEEDGEGSDWKDSGIGTSTNYSDAAKGEAGPRRRRVMFSVFFGGVGRGKGLKVIVPQFNGSFTFEVETHVPERTARWVRMVLMDHYKGVETMEEKIGRARTIDRTVDHGRLPDEKTRLDILRKVSEASHKMWWNVEIGINAPGPGKVLILSDGSVKLFGFTCAFVYRWVDQNVFAHPNHGGDKAMMGLPAEKLKPESPIIRCWPDRGTGALGPEGALRRWVPER; encoded by the exons ATG GCCCAACATAACACTGTTGCCGCCGGCGAAGACGACGAATTTGCCCTCCTATCCCACCAATGGAGCCAGATCACGACCGGGCTCCGCGcgttgttgagggagacgaagaagggggttgttTACCTGTTGACGTCTAGGACTGTTCAGAGGAGTTTGATATGGTCGATTTTGCTACTCACCGCGGCGGTCATACTATATCTTGTTGCTGCGGTGGTCTACGTGGCCTCTTACTATGTTTACCTGCCCAAACAGGTGCATGAGCAGGAGGTTTATCTGCATTATGG ATACGGCCAAAACCCGGTCGCGTTAACAAGCCTGAAGCTCCTCCCTGACCAACCGTACGATATATCGGTTTCGTTGACGCTGCCTCTGACGCCGGAGAATATAAAGAGGGGGAATTTCATGGTGCTGATCCACTTGCTGGATACGGACCTGACGGAGCACACACCTGCtgggggggcggggatgTACAATCCTGTTGTGTTGATGGATAAGACGACCGGGCAGACGGATTTGGTGACGAGTCTCAGTTTGGGGCCATTGATGAAGTCCTCGACGGTGTTATTGACAAGTGCGAGGCCGGCAATTATTCCTTATACTGATCCGTTGGTTTCGTTGGCGAAGAGGATATTGTTTTTGCCGTATCACATGTTGTTTACGCAACGGGCGGATGCGACGAtgttgaaggtgaagatggtggaggCGATGGCttttgggagtgggaggggtgacTCTTGGTTGAGAAAGGGGCAGGGACagggggagaagatgccAAGGAgtatggtggtggaggtgcagGCTGGGCAGGGATTGGGGGTATATGAATGCCGGGTCGAAATTGTGGCCAGGTTGAGGGGATTGAGGTGGGTGATGTATGAATGGCGTATCCTGTCGTTTTTTGGAATTACGGGGCTGTTTtgggcggtggagatggggtgtTTGGCGTTGGGGATTCTACTTCTCGGGGGTATTCGTGGTAGCGATCAGCAAAAGCAGATTGAAGACTGGGAACCGAGGCAGGAACCGACGCTGGAACAGAGTCTGATtaaggaggaagatgagatgTCGGATACAGAAAGAACATTTCCTACTGGGACGGGAGAACCGCCGTTGAGGTATGAGAGTTCGTCGgggctggaggggaagattaagaaggaggaaggcgagggggGATTGGACCTTTTAATGACCAAATTGCCAGATTTTGGTGAAcagggggatgatgaggaggatggggaggggagcgaTTGGAAGGACTCGGGCATTGGGACGAGTACGAATTATAGTGATGCTGCAAAGGGGGAGGcagggccgaggaggagaagggtga TGTTTTCCgtcttttttgggggggtggggagggggaagggtcTGAAGGTTATCGTCCCCCAGTTTAATGGGAGTTTTACTTTTGAGGTGGAGACGCACGTCCCGGAGAGGACGgcgaggtgggtgaggatggtgttgatggatcATTACAAGGGGGTGGAGAcgatggaggagaagattggGAGGGCTCGTACCATTGATAGGACGGTGGATCATGGTAGGCTTCCTGATGAGAAGACTCGGTTGGATATCCTACGGAAGGTGTCGGAGGCGAGTCATAAAATGTGGTGGAATGTTGAGATTGGGATCAATGCTCCTGGCCCGGGCAAGGTGTTGATTCTGAGTGATGGGAGTGTCAAGCTGTTTGGCTTTACTTGTGCGTTTGTGTACAGATGGGTGGACCAGAATGTTTTTGCTCATCCTAATCACGGTGGAGATAAGGCGATGATGGGCCTACCCGCGGAGAAGTTGAAGCCTGAGTCGCCGATTATTCGGTGCTGGCCTGATAGAGGGACAGGTGCCCTCGGTCCGGAAGGTGCACTTCGGCGGTGGGTTCCCGAGAGGTAG